One window of Deltaproteobacteria bacterium genomic DNA carries:
- the motA gene encoding flagellar motor stator protein MotA, with the protein MFAIIGIVVVIGAVLGGYLMEHGNLGVIFQPAEMVIIFGSAIGSFLVASPSKVVGLVFGHIAAIFSGKARSKADYLELLSLMNRLFMKIRKDGLISIEADIETPAKSPLFSKYKSLISNHKAVDFICDNLKVIISSNMPPHEMDNLMDVDIEAHQHETMIPSLSVAKVADSLPGFGIVAAVLGVVLTMGKIDQPPAVLGQSIGAALGGTFLGVFMCYGFVGPMAANLEHQAKEDEAYYHVIKVAMVAFVGGAAPQLSVEFGRRAIPGKERPTFNELETFLRK; encoded by the coding sequence ATCTCATGGAGCACGGCAATTTGGGGGTTATTTTCCAGCCGGCCGAAATGGTGATTATCTTCGGATCGGCCATAGGATCGTTTTTAGTGGCCTCTCCTTCCAAAGTCGTCGGATTGGTTTTTGGACATATAGCCGCCATTTTTTCCGGAAAGGCACGGAGTAAAGCCGATTATCTGGAACTGCTTTCCCTGATGAACCGCCTTTTCATGAAAATTCGAAAAGACGGTCTGATCTCCATTGAAGCCGATATCGAAACCCCGGCCAAAAGCCCGCTTTTCTCCAAATATAAAAGCCTTATTTCCAATCATAAGGCCGTTGATTTTATCTGCGACAATCTCAAAGTCATCATTTCATCCAATATGCCCCCCCATGAAATGGATAATTTGATGGATGTCGATATCGAGGCCCATCAGCATGAAACCATGATTCCCTCCCTTAGCGTGGCCAAGGTCGCTGATTCCCTGCCGGGATTCGGTATTGTAGCCGCTGTCCTGGGAGTCGTTCTGACCATGGGTAAGATCGATCAGCCGCCGGCCGTTTTGGGGCAAAGCATCGGCGCGGCCCTGGGGGGAACTTTTTTAGGGGTCTTTATGTGTTATGGCTTTGTCGGGCCCATGGCCGCCAATCTGGAACATCAGGCCAAAGAGGATGAGGCTTATTACCACGTTATCAAGGTGGCCATGGTAGCCTTTGTGGGGGGGGCGGCCCCCCAGTTATCGGTAGAATTCGGAAGAAGGGCCATTCCGGGTAAGGAAAGACCAACCTTTAATGAATTAGAGACCTTTCTGAGAAAATGA